The following are encoded together in the Arthrobacter sp. Y-9 genome:
- a CDS encoding rhomboid family intramembrane serine protease — MSYGTPAAGPVPVCPRHPDRVSYVSCQRCGRPACPECQRPAAVGVQCVDCVREAQATAPRVRGAFGGAVASGRPVVTWGIIAACVAVYALQWLIPGDFIFQNFAFANIYAGSEPWRMVTSAFLHSQGNILHLALNMYTLWIFGQALEPLLGRARYLALYLISAVGGSVGYLLLTPWLPVVGVVGASGAIFGLFGAMLLVQRRRGGQMTQLWVLLGINLAFGFLVPGIAWQAHLGGLVTGAACAAVIVGTGRSQRAPLWQWLGLGLVTVVLIILTVWKDSTLPLP; from the coding sequence ATGAGTTACGGAACCCCGGCGGCCGGACCGGTCCCTGTCTGTCCACGCCATCCTGACCGAGTCTCCTATGTGAGCTGCCAGCGCTGTGGACGACCGGCCTGCCCGGAATGCCAGAGGCCGGCGGCCGTCGGGGTTCAATGCGTCGATTGCGTCCGTGAGGCGCAGGCGACGGCGCCGCGCGTGCGCGGTGCGTTCGGCGGGGCCGTGGCCTCCGGCCGCCCCGTGGTCACCTGGGGGATCATCGCCGCCTGCGTGGCGGTCTACGCCCTGCAGTGGCTGATCCCCGGGGACTTCATCTTCCAGAATTTCGCGTTCGCGAACATCTATGCGGGCTCTGAGCCGTGGCGCATGGTCACCTCGGCCTTCCTGCACTCACAGGGCAACATCCTGCATCTCGCCCTGAACATGTACACCCTGTGGATCTTCGGTCAGGCCCTGGAGCCGCTGCTCGGACGAGCGCGGTACCTGGCGCTGTATCTCATCTCCGCGGTGGGCGGCTCCGTGGGCTACCTCCTGCTGACCCCCTGGCTGCCGGTGGTCGGCGTCGTCGGCGCCTCGGGTGCGATCTTCGGGCTCTTCGGCGCCATGCTGCTGGTCCAGCGCCGTCGTGGTGGGCAGATGACGCAGCTCTGGGTGCTGCTCGGGATCAACCTGGCTTTCGGCTTCCTGGTGCCCGGCATCGCCTGGCAGGCCCACCTGGGCGGTCTGGTCACGGGAGCGGCGTGCGCGGCCGTCATCGTGGGCACCGGACGCTCCCAGCGGGCGCCGCTCTGGCAGTGGCTCGGACTGGGCCTGGTGACCGTGGTTCTCATCATCCTGACCGTGTGGAAGGACAGCACGCTGCCGCTCCCGTAA
- a CDS encoding NADPH-dependent 2,4-dienoyl-CoA reductase — MNHSSQAEAFPLLFSPLTVDGVRLKNRIIMGSMHTGLEDHRKDADALAAFYAERARGGAGLIVTGGYAPTLSGWLSPFGSSLTSRRQLGAHRTVTEAVHRDGGRIALQILHAGRYGHHPLIVAPSRLKAPITPFTPRALSTRGVERQIDGFVRCARLAQAAGYDGVEIMGGEGYFINQFLSSRSNQRTDEWGGSPAARRRVPVEIVRRIRAAVGDGFMVLFRLSMADLVPQGQTQEEILDLARELEAAGAGMITTDIGWHESRVPTIVTSVPRAAFTEFTEVVAKAVSIPVAASNRINMPAVAEEILAGTGIQAVSLARPMLADPEWSLKAATGRVDEINTCIGCNQACLDHAFSGRKVSCLVNPRAGRELTLTLGPTVLRKRVAVVGAGPAGLATAVTAAERGHSVTLFEAGDTIGGQFGIAQRIPGKEEFSETLRYYTRRLELLGVEVRLNERATAQELAGAFDEVVVATGVEPRMPAIPGIEHPSVMSYAELVRGARQAGSRVAVIGAGGIGVDVSEFLTHQESPSLDLDLWRREWGVSTDPDAPGALERPEHQPSPRTVYLLQRREGKIGAGLGKTTGWVHRASLKAKGVVQLSGVNYEKIDDAGLHLSFGAERKDPRVLAVDSVVICAGQESVNSLAGELERLGQSVHVIGGAALAAEVDAKRAIREGTELAAAF, encoded by the coding sequence GTGAACCACAGTTCCCAGGCCGAGGCCTTCCCCTTGCTGTTCAGCCCGCTCACCGTCGACGGCGTCCGGCTGAAGAACCGCATCATCATGGGTTCCATGCACACGGGGCTCGAGGACCACCGCAAGGACGCGGACGCCCTCGCGGCCTTCTACGCCGAGCGCGCCCGCGGCGGCGCCGGGCTGATCGTGACCGGCGGCTACGCCCCGACGCTCAGCGGTTGGCTCTCGCCTTTCGGGTCCAGCCTCACGTCCCGTCGCCAGCTCGGCGCCCACCGCACCGTCACGGAGGCGGTCCACCGCGACGGCGGCCGCATCGCCTTGCAGATCCTGCACGCCGGCCGCTACGGCCACCACCCGCTCATCGTCGCGCCGTCGCGGCTCAAGGCGCCCATCACCCCCTTCACGCCGCGCGCCCTCAGCACCCGCGGCGTCGAGCGCCAGATCGACGGCTTCGTCCGCTGCGCGCGGCTGGCGCAGGCCGCAGGGTACGACGGCGTCGAGATCATGGGCGGGGAGGGCTACTTCATCAACCAGTTCCTCAGCTCGCGCAGCAACCAGCGCACCGATGAGTGGGGCGGGAGCCCAGCCGCGCGGCGTCGTGTGCCTGTGGAGATCGTGCGCAGGATCCGCGCTGCGGTCGGGGACGGCTTCATGGTCCTGTTCCGGCTCTCCATGGCGGACCTGGTCCCTCAGGGCCAGACCCAGGAGGAGATCCTGGACCTGGCACGCGAACTCGAAGCGGCCGGCGCCGGGATGATCACCACCGACATCGGCTGGCATGAGTCCCGCGTCCCCACGATCGTCACCTCCGTGCCGCGCGCCGCGTTCACCGAATTCACCGAAGTGGTCGCCAAGGCCGTGAGCATCCCCGTGGCGGCGTCGAACCGCATCAACATGCCGGCTGTCGCGGAAGAGATCCTGGCCGGAACCGGCATTCAGGCGGTCTCGCTGGCACGTCCCATGCTCGCTGATCCGGAATGGTCCCTCAAGGCCGCGACCGGACGCGTGGACGAGATCAACACGTGCATCGGCTGCAACCAGGCGTGCCTCGACCACGCATTCTCGGGCCGCAAGGTCAGCTGCCTGGTCAATCCGCGTGCGGGGCGCGAACTCACCCTAACCCTGGGGCCGACCGTGCTCCGCAAGCGCGTCGCCGTCGTCGGGGCCGGGCCGGCCGGACTCGCCACCGCGGTGACGGCCGCCGAACGCGGCCACTCCGTCACGCTCTTCGAAGCGGGGGACACGATCGGCGGACAGTTCGGCATCGCCCAGCGCATCCCCGGCAAGGAGGAGTTCTCCGAAACCCTGCGGTACTACACGCGGCGCCTGGAGCTGCTCGGCGTGGAGGTGCGCCTCAACGAGCGGGCCACGGCTCAGGAACTGGCGGGCGCCTTCGACGAGGTCGTCGTGGCGACCGGCGTCGAACCCCGCATGCCGGCCATTCCGGGGATCGAGCACCCCAGCGTCATGAGCTACGCGGAACTCGTCCGGGGCGCCCGCCAGGCCGGGTCCCGCGTGGCCGTGATCGGGGCCGGCGGCATCGGGGTGGATGTCTCCGAGTTCCTCACCCATCAGGAGTCGCCGAGCCTGGATCTGGACCTGTGGCGCCGGGAGTGGGGCGTCAGCACCGACCCCGACGCCCCGGGCGCCCTGGAGCGTCCCGAACACCAGCCCAGCCCCCGCACTGTGTACCTGCTGCAGCGCCGTGAGGGCAAGATCGGCGCGGGACTGGGCAAGACCACCGGATGGGTGCACCGCGCCTCCCTGAAAGCCAAGGGCGTGGTGCAGCTGAGCGGCGTCAACTACGAGAAGATCGACGACGCCGGCCTGCACCTCAGCTTCGGCGCCGAGCGGAAGGATCCACGCGTCCTCGCGGTGGACAGTGTGGTGATCTGCGCCGGACAGGAGTCCGTGAATTCGCTGGCCGGGGAACTGGAGCGGCTCGGACAGAGCGTGCATGTGATCGGCGGAGCGGCCCTCGCCGCGGAGGTCGATGCCAAGCGCGCCATCCGCGAAGGCACGGAACTCGCCGCGGCGTTCTGA
- a CDS encoding cell division protein CrgA: MPESKQRRRVSRPAAATQGKAIKPTPTWYKAVMFGLMILGLLWIMTFYISSGLLPIPALSGWNIGVGFGLLLVGFLMTTRWRS; the protein is encoded by the coding sequence ATGCCTGAGTCGAAACAGCGACGCCGCGTGTCCCGCCCGGCCGCCGCCACCCAGGGCAAGGCGATCAAGCCGACCCCCACCTGGTACAAGGCTGTCATGTTCGGCCTCATGATCCTCGGCCTGCTCTGGATCATGACCTTCTACATCTCCAGCGGCCTCCTGCCGATCCCGGCGCTGAGCGGCTGGAACATCGGCGTCGGCTTCGGTCTGCTCCTGGTCGGATTCCTCATGACCACCCGCTGGCGGTCCTGA
- a CDS encoding class E sortase produces MRKVIQVVGELLMTAGLVLLLFVGWDLWWTNVTADHQQEQAVQSFTRQFTPPAAPPAGAGDRDYGTPRVAQAQPHGEMLGVVYVPRFGADYSRPLIQGTSQDVLDTLGLGHYDKTAMPGAVGNFALAGHRQTHGSVLDNIHLLQPGDKIYVQTREGFYTYVYRNTEIVLPNRVDVILPVPTIPGAQPKERLMTMTSCNPRFGSAERIIAYSVMESWRPLSAGAPREIAPLVAKVSGKG; encoded by the coding sequence GTGCGCAAAGTCATCCAGGTGGTGGGTGAGCTCCTCATGACCGCGGGACTGGTCCTTCTGCTGTTCGTCGGCTGGGACCTCTGGTGGACGAACGTGACGGCGGATCATCAGCAGGAACAGGCCGTCCAGAGCTTCACCCGGCAGTTCACCCCGCCCGCGGCCCCGCCGGCCGGCGCCGGCGACCGCGACTACGGCACCCCGCGCGTGGCCCAGGCGCAGCCCCATGGGGAGATGCTCGGCGTCGTCTATGTGCCGCGGTTCGGCGCCGACTACTCGCGCCCGCTCATCCAGGGCACGAGCCAGGACGTCCTGGACACCCTGGGACTCGGCCACTATGACAAGACCGCCATGCCCGGCGCGGTGGGGAACTTCGCCCTGGCCGGGCACCGGCAGACCCACGGCTCGGTGCTGGACAACATCCACCTGCTGCAGCCCGGCGACAAGATCTACGTCCAGACCCGTGAAGGCTTCTACACGTACGTGTACCGCAACACCGAGATCGTCCTGCCGAACCGCGTGGACGTGATCCTCCCGGTTCCCACGATCCCCGGGGCTCAGCCGAAGGAGCGCCTGATGACCATGACGAGCTGCAATCCACGGTTCGGCTCCGCGGAGCGCATCATCGCCTATTCGGTGATGGAGAGCTGGCGTCCTCTGAGCGCGGGAGCGCCGCGGGAGATCGCACCGCTCGTGGCCAAGGTTTCCGGAAAGGGCTGA
- a CDS encoding gamma-glutamyl-gamma-aminobutyrate hydrolase family protein (Members of this family of hydrolases with an active site Cys residue belong to MEROPS family C26.), whose translation MSTSILVIDNYDSFVYTLVGYLQELGADTTVVRNDDVSLEEAIELAAGRDGVLVSPGPGNPAGAGVCIELIKWCGEHAKPMLGVCLGHQALAEAYGGTVSHAPELMHGKTSQVEHGTDPLFADVPSPFTATRYHSLAAENDSIPAELEVTAQTANGVIMALRHRTAPLCGVQFHPESVLTEGGYQMLGNWLESLGLTGAAAKASTLSPLIRK comes from the coding sequence ATGAGCACTTCAATCCTGGTCATCGACAACTACGACAGCTTCGTCTACACCCTGGTGGGCTACCTCCAGGAACTCGGCGCGGACACCACGGTGGTCCGCAATGATGACGTCTCGCTCGAGGAAGCCATCGAGCTGGCCGCCGGCCGCGACGGCGTCCTGGTCTCCCCCGGCCCCGGCAACCCCGCGGGCGCCGGCGTGTGCATCGAGCTGATCAAGTGGTGCGGAGAGCACGCCAAGCCGATGCTCGGCGTCTGCCTGGGCCACCAGGCCCTCGCCGAGGCGTACGGCGGGACCGTCTCCCACGCCCCCGAGCTCATGCACGGGAAGACCTCACAGGTGGAGCACGGGACGGATCCGCTCTTCGCCGACGTGCCGTCGCCCTTCACGGCCACCCGGTACCACTCGCTCGCCGCGGAGAACGACTCGATCCCCGCGGAACTCGAGGTCACCGCGCAGACCGCCAACGGCGTCATCATGGCCCTGCGCCACCGCACCGCGCCCCTCTGCGGCGTTCAGTTCCACCCCGAATCCGTCCTCACCGAGGGTGGCTATCAGATGCTTGGGAACTGGCTGGAATCGCTCGGCCTGACGGGGGCCGCCGCCAAGGCGTCCACCCTGTCGCCGCTGATCCGGAAGTAG
- the pknB gene encoding Stk1 family PASTA domain-containing Ser/Thr kinase, whose translation MADVYRGTDLRLGRDVAVKILRADLARDPQFLARFRREAQSVAGLNHASIVAVYDSGEELQGDGVDGVKAPYIVMEIVQGETLKDLLKAGKVSLDQAVEYTLGVLAALEYSHKAGIVHRDIKPGNVMVRSDSGRVKVMDFGIARAVTDSSATMTQTQAVVGTAQYLSPEQALGETVDARSDLYSAGCLLYELLTGKPPFQGDSPVSVAYQHVQGIAVPPSKLNPEVSGALDSVVAKAMRKKREDRFADAAAFRRALRAALGGVAVHDAPQDSTAANLVAVPADAVTAAVEQPTTARHRAASAQTGDSTTALAQVPEHGAGHGAEAAADATLAPYGTAEDALTLTQDQLRVLLPEIRNLPEVQQAQRKHRRHRRGLMVTIWIFVLMVLGGAGFGIYSWLTRPVPVELVAVPAVAQLNESAAMQKLYDARLQPKVTHVASATVPEGTAIETDPREGEMIEVNRDVKLVVSAGPTAVPIPDKLQGQSEAAVRDILRAAGLKSTPVTIFADSATVPANQVIATKPASGQTVSVNGAVQIIVSTGKVEVPELRGQTVDQATTVLEGLGLQVRVEEKDNSVVPAGQVTGQSVAAKERIDQGGTVLLTVARKPPPPPTPSSTPSSTPSGKPTTDGG comes from the coding sequence ATGGCCGACGTGTACCGAGGCACAGACCTGCGCCTGGGCCGGGATGTCGCGGTGAAAATCCTGCGTGCGGATCTTGCCCGGGACCCTCAGTTCCTGGCGCGGTTCCGGCGTGAGGCGCAATCGGTGGCGGGCCTGAACCACGCCTCGATCGTGGCCGTCTACGACTCCGGCGAAGAACTTCAGGGCGACGGCGTGGACGGCGTGAAAGCCCCGTACATCGTCATGGAGATCGTCCAGGGCGAGACGCTCAAGGACCTCCTGAAGGCAGGGAAGGTCTCGCTCGATCAGGCCGTGGAGTACACCCTCGGCGTGCTCGCGGCCCTGGAGTACAGCCACAAGGCCGGGATCGTGCACCGCGACATCAAGCCCGGCAACGTCATGGTCCGCAGCGACTCCGGCCGGGTCAAGGTGATGGACTTCGGCATCGCCCGGGCCGTCACGGACTCCTCGGCCACCATGACCCAGACCCAGGCCGTGGTCGGCACCGCCCAGTACCTCTCCCCGGAACAGGCCCTCGGCGAGACGGTGGACGCCCGCAGCGACCTCTACTCGGCCGGCTGTCTGCTCTACGAACTGCTGACCGGCAAACCCCCGTTCCAGGGCGACAGCCCCGTCTCCGTGGCGTATCAGCACGTCCAGGGCATCGCGGTGCCGCCCAGCAAGCTCAATCCAGAGGTCAGCGGGGCCCTGGACTCCGTGGTGGCCAAGGCCATGCGGAAGAAGCGGGAGGACCGTTTCGCCGACGCCGCGGCCTTCCGGCGCGCCCTGCGCGCCGCCCTCGGAGGCGTGGCCGTGCACGACGCGCCCCAGGACTCCACCGCGGCGAACCTCGTGGCCGTCCCGGCGGATGCGGTCACGGCCGCCGTCGAGCAGCCGACGACGGCGCGTCACCGCGCCGCGTCGGCCCAGACCGGCGATTCCACCACGGCCCTGGCCCAGGTTCCGGAGCATGGCGCCGGACACGGGGCCGAAGCCGCCGCGGACGCCACCCTCGCCCCGTACGGCACGGCCGAGGACGCCCTCACGCTGACGCAGGACCAGCTCCGCGTGCTCCTGCCGGAGATCCGGAACCTGCCCGAGGTGCAGCAGGCCCAGCGCAAGCACCGCCGTCATCGCCGGGGTCTCATGGTCACCATCTGGATCTTCGTGCTCATGGTGCTGGGCGGCGCCGGCTTCGGGATCTACAGCTGGCTCACTCGGCCGGTACCGGTCGAACTGGTCGCGGTTCCGGCCGTGGCACAGCTCAATGAGTCGGCGGCCATGCAGAAGCTCTACGACGCCCGCCTCCAGCCGAAGGTGACCCATGTGGCGAGCGCGACCGTCCCGGAAGGCACGGCCATCGAGACGGATCCCCGGGAAGGGGAGATGATCGAGGTCAACCGGGACGTGAAGCTCGTGGTGTCGGCCGGGCCGACGGCTGTCCCGATCCCCGACAAGCTGCAGGGGCAGAGTGAGGCAGCCGTCCGGGACATCCTGCGCGCCGCGGGCCTCAAGAGCACGCCGGTGACGATCTTCGCGGACAGCGCCACCGTCCCGGCCAATCAGGTCATCGCCACCAAGCCGGCCTCCGGTCAGACGGTGTCGGTCAACGGCGCGGTGCAGATCATCGTCTCGACGGGCAAGGTCGAGGTGCCGGAGCTGCGGGGCCAGACCGTGGACCAGGCCACCACCGTCCTGGAGGGCCTGGGCCTGCAGGTCCGCGTCGAGGAGAAGGACAACTCGGTGGTCCCCGCGGGCCAGGTCACCGGTCAGAGCGTGGCGGCCAAGGAGCGGATCGATCAGGGCGGCACCGTGCTGCTGACGGTCGCCCGCAAACCCCCGCCGCCGCCCACGCCGAGCAGCACCCCGTCGTCCACCCCGAGCGGGAAGCCGACGACGGACGGCGGCTGA
- a CDS encoding protein kinase, protein MRPTSGITLGGRYRLTTRIAIGGMGEVWSAQDQVLGRTVAIKILKEEYTGDPGFLERFRNEARHTALLNHEGIANVFDYGEEGGSAYLVMELVPGEPLSTIIEREHVLSPDLTLNIIAQTARALAVAHEKGLVHRDVKPGNLLITPDRHVKITDFGIARLADQVPLTQTGQVMGTAQYLAPEQATGQTATGSSDIYSLGIIGYECLTGHRPFSGESQIAIALAQVNDAPPPLPDSLAKPIRALLMSMLAKDPANRPADALKLAEAAEAIRRGDIDAAHRAVPGMLLFESTTGPITAPVDVQQTAATTVVPPVSATTATSALPVVPPEQLTAERNWLTDDEEDYEEPTPEREEKKRSAWIWPLIILAVLAVLIFLGVWLSSAGFFSPKSGTSSAPVTPPSTVATTASRTPSETPSSPTPSETPSTPDTVNIIPDAYNGRDINTVRNELIALGLQVDAKGVENKEASGTVIDVNPAGPVAKGSKVTVTYSTGPEMVAVPNLNGTVTDAQVRQALTSAGLVPQAGSGSVSSGTVTFNPPSGTEVAKGSTVTFTITASEPPTTPTPKPSGSPTP, encoded by the coding sequence GTGAGGCCAACGTCTGGAATCACTCTCGGCGGGAGGTACCGCCTGACCACGCGCATTGCCATCGGTGGCATGGGCGAGGTCTGGAGTGCGCAGGACCAGGTCCTGGGGCGCACGGTCGCCATCAAGATCCTCAAAGAGGAATACACGGGCGATCCCGGCTTCCTCGAGCGCTTCCGCAACGAGGCCCGTCACACGGCGCTGCTGAACCACGAAGGCATCGCGAACGTCTTCGACTACGGCGAAGAAGGCGGCTCCGCCTACCTCGTCATGGAACTCGTGCCGGGTGAGCCGCTGTCGACCATCATCGAGCGCGAGCACGTCCTCAGCCCCGACCTGACGCTGAACATCATCGCCCAGACCGCGCGGGCCCTCGCCGTCGCGCATGAAAAGGGCCTGGTCCACCGTGACGTGAAGCCGGGCAACCTGCTCATCACGCCGGACCGGCACGTGAAGATCACCGACTTCGGCATCGCGCGCCTGGCCGACCAGGTGCCGCTCACGCAGACCGGACAGGTCATGGGCACCGCCCAGTACCTGGCGCCGGAGCAGGCCACTGGCCAGACGGCCACGGGTTCCAGCGACATCTACTCACTGGGCATCATCGGCTACGAGTGCCTCACGGGCCACCGCCCGTTCTCCGGCGAATCGCAGATCGCGATCGCCCTCGCCCAGGTCAATGACGCGCCGCCGCCCCTGCCGGACTCGCTGGCCAAGCCCATCCGGGCCCTCCTGATGTCGATGCTGGCCAAGGATCCGGCGAACCGTCCGGCGGACGCCCTCAAGCTCGCGGAGGCGGCCGAGGCCATCCGCCGCGGCGACATCGACGCGGCGCACCGCGCGGTGCCCGGCATGCTCCTGTTCGAGTCGACCACTGGCCCGATCACGGCTCCGGTGGACGTGCAGCAGACGGCGGCCACCACGGTGGTCCCTCCCGTGAGCGCCACGACGGCGACCTCCGCCCTGCCGGTCGTCCCTCCCGAGCAGCTGACGGCTGAGCGGAACTGGCTGACCGACGACGAAGAGGACTACGAGGAGCCGACTCCCGAGCGCGAGGAGAAGAAGCGCAGCGCCTGGATCTGGCCGCTGATCATCCTCGCCGTGCTGGCGGTGCTGATCTTCCTGGGTGTGTGGCTGAGCTCGGCCGGGTTCTTCAGCCCGAAGTCGGGCACCTCCAGCGCCCCGGTCACACCGCCCAGCACAGTCGCCACCACGGCGAGCCGGACGCCGTCGGAGACGCCCAGCAGCCCCACGCCGAGCGAGACGCCGTCCACCCCGGACACCGTCAACATCATCCCGGACGCGTACAACGGCCGTGACATCAACACGGTCCGCAACGAGCTCATCGCCCTCGGCCTCCAGGTGGACGCCAAGGGTGTGGAGAACAAGGAGGCCTCGGGCACCGTCATCGACGTCAACCCGGCCGGCCCGGTCGCCAAGGGCAGCAAGGTCACGGTCACCTACTCCACCGGCCCGGAGATGGTCGCTGTTCCGAATCTGAACGGCACGGTCACGGACGCACAGGTCCGTCAGGCGCTCACCAGCGCCGGTCTCGTCCCGCAGGCGGGCTCCGGTTCGGTGTCCTCCGGCACCGTGACGTTCAACCCGCCGTCGGGCACCGAGGTGGCCAAGGGCAGCACGGTGACGTTCACCATCACCGCCTCCGAGCCGCCCACCACCCCGACGCCCAAGCCCTCGGGCTCGCCCACTCCCTGA
- a CDS encoding penicillin-binding transpeptidase domain-containing protein, with protein MNQSIRNAWIATVALFALLLGAISYIQVIGAQDLNTNALNSRALMRSLCSDRGTILAGGQPIAESVPGNESCKSKRSYPGGAVYAGITGYFSNGSTGSTGLERQLNGALTGDSDQQFLERVRQLFLGKQPQGANVETTIDPKIQKLAYDLLPDDIEGYAVVQNPKTGAILAMVSKPSYDPNTVATLDDDAARAAKAKLDATKGINLYQNVSGPTGALMAPGSVFKLIDTAAALESGKYTKDSVLPNPAEMTFPGLQYTLPNYRGGQCYAKDKAGFDFALANSCNTPFASIALDLGEKKIADTAKNFGIGQDLGDRLDLQYAQSRFPTDLDKPQLAQSAIGQYNVQVTPLQISMLTSAIANGGVQMKPQLVKALRAPDLRVLAEYKPEPLRTATSPEVARQITDWMVGVVDNGLAAPAAIPGVKVAAKTGTAELTADDYNNSWFTGFAPADNPQVVVTLAFHGVNSATGAQLTSPNAKKLFEAVLNK; from the coding sequence GTGAACCAGTCCATCCGCAATGCGTGGATCGCCACCGTCGCGCTCTTCGCCCTGCTGTTAGGCGCCATCAGCTACATCCAGGTGATCGGCGCGCAGGACCTCAACACCAACGCCCTGAACAGCCGCGCCCTCATGCGCAGTCTGTGCAGCGATCGCGGCACCATCCTGGCCGGCGGCCAGCCCATCGCGGAGTCGGTGCCCGGTAACGAATCCTGCAAGTCCAAGCGGAGCTACCCCGGAGGGGCGGTCTACGCCGGCATCACGGGCTACTTCTCCAACGGCAGCACGGGGTCCACCGGCCTGGAACGCCAGCTCAACGGCGCCCTCACCGGCGACTCGGACCAGCAGTTCCTCGAACGCGTGCGCCAGCTGTTCCTCGGCAAGCAGCCGCAGGGCGCCAACGTCGAGACGACGATCGACCCCAAGATCCAGAAGCTCGCCTACGATCTCCTCCCGGATGACATCGAAGGCTACGCCGTGGTCCAGAACCCCAAGACCGGCGCGATCCTGGCCATGGTCTCGAAGCCGTCCTACGACCCCAACACGGTCGCGACCCTGGACGACGACGCGGCACGGGCCGCCAAGGCCAAGCTGGACGCCACCAAGGGCATCAACCTGTACCAGAACGTCTCCGGTCCCACGGGCGCGCTCATGGCTCCGGGATCCGTCTTCAAGCTCATCGACACGGCGGCCGCCCTCGAATCCGGCAAATACACCAAGGACTCGGTGCTGCCGAACCCGGCGGAGATGACCTTCCCCGGCCTGCAGTACACCCTGCCGAACTACCGCGGCGGCCAGTGCTACGCCAAGGACAAGGCCGGATTCGACTTCGCCCTGGCCAACTCCTGCAACACCCCGTTCGCCAGCATCGCGCTGGACCTGGGCGAGAAGAAGATCGCGGACACGGCGAAGAACTTCGGCATCGGCCAGGATCTCGGCGACCGGCTGGACCTGCAGTACGCCCAGAGCCGGTTCCCCACCGATCTGGACAAGCCGCAGCTGGCCCAGTCGGCCATCGGCCAGTACAACGTCCAGGTGACGCCGCTGCAGATCTCCATGCTGACCAGCGCCATCGCCAACGGCGGCGTCCAGATGAAGCCGCAGCTCGTGAAGGCCCTCCGTGCTCCGGATCTGCGCGTGCTCGCCGAGTACAAGCCCGAGCCGCTGCGGACCGCCACGAGCCCCGAGGTCGCCCGCCAGATCACCGACTGGATGGTGGGCGTGGTGGACAACGGTCTGGCCGCGCCGGCCGCGATCCCCGGGGTCAAGGTGGCGGCGAAGACCGGCACCGCCGAGCTCACGGCGGACGACTACAACAACTCCTGGTTCACCGGGTTTGCCCCGGCGGACAATCCCCAGGTGGTCGTGACCCTCGCCTTCCACGGCGTGAACTCGGCCACCGGAGCGCAACTGACCAGTCCTAACGCGAAGAAACTCTTTGAGGCGGTGTTGAACAAGTGA